The following is a genomic window from Brevibacterium limosum.
ATCCAAGAGGCGGCGTCATCCAGGCTGATCGTCGCTACATCGTCAACCAGCAGTACCGGACCTGACCCTAGCGCCATTTCGGATGAGTCGTCTTCAACCATCACGCAGGCGCGGTCGTTGACTCCCAAAAGCGCAGTCCGCGGATCAGGCCGCCAATAGACGTTGAGCCCGCCCGCTACGTGGGCGGAAACTGCACCAGCTAGATCATCCGTGGGGACCATGGTGAAAGCGTGCGCGAGAATCTTCATATCTCTGTCCTCATCATGCTGAACAGGGAATCGACGTTGACATCCCAGTTCTCACGGTCATTGTACGCCGAAGCTATCTAGCCGGCTCCGTCTACAGCCGCCCGGCAACACCACGAACCTAGGTCCATAACGGATACTTCTGAGCGCAGAAAGTATCCGATAGCGACCTATTTTTGCTGGAGAAGTCCGCTGTCCGATGAGCAGGTGATGTCTGATCGGACTACCCATGGAGTGAGACGGAGGGACCGCCGCATATGATCGAGCTATGAATCGGGGTATGAGCAGGAGAAACGCATCATGAAGCGGATGTGGGCAGCGGTCGCAGCGGCGGGCTTGGTGGCATTGAGCGGCTGCAGTGACGGAGCCGGCGAGCCGGAGGGGACACCGTCGCCGACGACAACCCCGACCCTGGCCGAGCCGGTCGAGCTCGACTACTATGCCTCGGTGATCACCGACAACGGAGCGGACCTGGCGCTCGTCGGAGACTGGATGAGCCAGAAGCTGCGAGTCGTCGACGCCGAGGGCGACGAGAAGTGGAGCATCGACTCCAACACCAACGAAGACGATGGAGGTGGCACTGAAGCCTACTCGGCAGGCGAGAACATCATCGTCCACGACTACTCGGGTACGACCACCGCCTACTCGTGGGCCGACGGTCAGGAAGTTTGGTCCTTCGACCTCCCCGGCACCGCTGGCTCCTGTCGCCCGGCCCAATCCTTCGGAACACAGTCGACGAGCGGAGGCAGCCACCTCGGCGAGGGTGACCTCATCCTCCTCGAGAACATCTGGATGGACTCCGAGGAGAACTGTGAAGCCTCAGCCGAAGGGGACACCGTCCTATATGCGCTCGACCCGGAAACGGGGAAGGAAGCCTGGCCGGCGCTGTCGGTCGGTGAGGACGGACGGACCTTCGGCGGTCGCCTCCTCGAACTGGCGCCCGACCGGAAAACCGGGATCATGTCCTGGATGGACGGCGATGAGTCGATGATCACGCGGATCTCCTTCGACGACGGCACGCACGGGTCGATCCCCATCACCGAGGCGCGCGAGATCAACGACGCCGGAGGCGACTACTTCACCGTGTACCCGACGGCCGATCCCAGCAGCCTGACCTACGTCTACGGATCAACGGAACCCGACGACCCGATGAGCTCAGCAGTGACGCGGGCGGCGAAACTGAGCGTCCCCGCAGATCTGAAGGCATCCGACTCGGCCACGCTGGCAGCCGCCGAACACTCCGCCGACGCGAGCATGGAAGACACCTTCGACGCCGTGTGCAGCACCGAACTGCGCTTCACGGCCGAAGGGAAGCCGGCGTGCCTGCAGACCCAGCTGTTCGCCTCGGCGGTGAAGTACCAAGGATCGGACGGCGCCGTCGACGGGTGGCATGCAGACGCTCCCGAGGCCGCAGTCGCTGTCATCGGCGGTCTCGGCGGTCCGCAGTGGGAGCCGGTCGACCACGGCGATCAGACACTCGTCGTCGTGCCGGCCCCACGGGACGGAATCGCCGCACTCGACGCGGCCACCGGTAAAACAGTGTGGACGACAGACGGGCCGAGGCTGAAAGAAGAAGGCGAAACGGGCCGCTGGGGCGGGCAGGGGATTCTGCCGGACCTCGGATTGATCGTCGTCACCGACAACAAGAAGACGACGTTCTTCGACGCGAAGACGGGCAAACCGGTCAGCGACCATCCGGCCGGGGACTATTCCGACCAGAGCTCGAGCGGGCGTTTCGTCATCGCGACGAATGAGGACACGAGCACGATGTGGGCCGTCGTCGACACATGAGAGGTGTCAGGCGCCCGACGTCAGCGGAGCTGAAGACAGGCTGAACTGCGCTGAAGTGGGGGTTGGCGCGGAGCCAGCGACAAACATAGGTCACTATCGGATACTCCTGAGCCGGCGGCCGCCGCGCAGAAAGTATCCGATAGCGACCTGTATTCGCGGGGAGGAGCTCGGGCGGCCGGGCACTGCCGCCTCGCCGGCCGGGGCCCTGCCGCCTCGCGGGCCCGGATCCGCCCAGTTGTTCTGACCGGATGTCAGGTGAATAACTGATTGGTAATGATCTGTATCATCGCACCTGGTGAGGACTTCAGAGCGCCCGCGCGACTCATACGATGTCGCCGGAATCGCCCCGTTTCGCCTACGGAGTTTCATCTCCCCCAGGTAGTCTGTTCTCTGCGCATCGGGACAGTCCCGCGCATGCGCAGAGCCGTTCGG
Proteins encoded in this region:
- a CDS encoding outer membrane protein assembly factor BamB family protein; its protein translation is MKRMWAAVAAAGLVALSGCSDGAGEPEGTPSPTTTPTLAEPVELDYYASVITDNGADLALVGDWMSQKLRVVDAEGDEKWSIDSNTNEDDGGGTEAYSAGENIIVHDYSGTTTAYSWADGQEVWSFDLPGTAGSCRPAQSFGTQSTSGGSHLGEGDLILLENIWMDSEENCEASAEGDTVLYALDPETGKEAWPALSVGEDGRTFGGRLLELAPDRKTGIMSWMDGDESMITRISFDDGTHGSIPITEAREINDAGGDYFTVYPTADPSSLTYVYGSTEPDDPMSSAVTRAAKLSVPADLKASDSATLAAAEHSADASMEDTFDAVCSTELRFTAEGKPACLQTQLFASAVKYQGSDGAVDGWHADAPEAAVAVIGGLGGPQWEPVDHGDQTLVVVPAPRDGIAALDAATGKTVWTTDGPRLKEEGETGRWGGQGILPDLGLIVVTDNKKTTFFDAKTGKPVSDHPAGDYSDQSSSGRFVIATNEDTSTMWAVVDT